Below is a genomic region from Marinobacter salarius.
GATTTGCTTGAGAAGCAGTGGCAGGTCGGCGACCTCTCCACCTCTGAGTATCTCCAGGCGCTGGGCCAGCGCGCGGAGAGCCTGAAAACCGGTATTGAACTGGAAAAGCAGGCGCAGCTGGGTCTGATTGAGCTCTTGAGTCAGTCTGGCGAACTGATCACCCCCTTCCAAAAATAGTCTGGAAACTGGATATTCATTATGAAAAAAACTCTGATTTCTGTATTCGCATTGACGTTGCTTACAGCCCCACTTTCTTTTGTACAGGCAGAGGAAGATGCTCATCAGGAAGCCGGCCATGATCATGCTGCCAGTGGCGACGATCGTCAGGAAGTCACCGGTGAGGAGGGCGAGCATAAGGAAGATCATGGTGAAGAAGGTGAGCATGAAGAGGAAGGGGGGCACGGCCACGAAGACGAGAACGGTGGCCATGAAGAAGCGGCCACCGCAAGCATCAACGCCAAACAGAAAGATCTGGCCGGCATTGAAGTGGCAACGCTCGAAAGCCGGCTCGTTGACTATGAAATTTACGCGCCCGGTGAGCTGCTAACCAATGGTTATACCAGCTATCACGTGTCCCCCCGGGTTGCCTCAGTGGTGCTGCGGCGTCACGTGGAACTGGGTGAGCACGTAACCAAAGGCCAGCTGCTGGTAACCCTGTTCAGTGAGACAGTGGCACAGGCGCAGGCGGATTACAGGAAAGCTTTTCCTGAATGGAAGCGAATCAGCGGGCTGGGTCGTTCCGTGGTTGGCGATCAGCGGTTCAATACCGCGAAAGCCAATATTGAGGCGGCAAGCGCGACTCTGCTTGCTTACGGGCTAAACGATGATGACATTGGTGCACTGAAGGCCAGTGGCGTGGGTAGCCTCGGTGAATACATGCTAAGGGCTCGCGTGGATGGCGCAGTGCTGACCGATGACTTTGAGCAAGGACAAAGAGTTGAGGCTGGCCAGCCGCTGGTGACTCTTGCTGACGAGAGTGAACTTTGGGTAGAAGCCCATCTGCCAGCAAGCTCCGACATTGTTCTTGAGAAGGGCGCGGAAGCCGAAGTCAGGGCAGCTGGTCGTGTGGCCCTGGCAACGGTGTCCCAGGAAGCCCACACCATTGATCCTGTGACCCGCACCCGGATTGTCAGGCTGGAGCTGGACAATCCTGAAGATCGTTTTCATCCAGGAATGTTCGCAGATGTGTATTTTCGTTTTAAGACCAGCGAGCCGGTGCTTGCCGTGCCGGAGACTGCATTGATGCGTGGCGCGGACGGTGACTGGACGGTCTATGTGGAAGAGGCCGAAGGCGAGTATGAACCCGTGGAAGTGGAGCTGGGTCGCTCAATTGGTGGGCTCCGTGAGGTTTCCGGCCTGGCTGCGGGCCAACGAGTCGTTTTGCGGGGCGCATTTTTTGTGGCCTCTGAGATTGCCAAAGGCGGCTTTGATCCGCACAACCACTGATTCCGGGAGCCATTATGTTCAACCGAGTTGTCGACTGGGCGGTTCAGAACCGCCTGTTGGTTCTTATTGCGCTTGCAGTGCTTATCGCCACGGCCGCGTTTCAGATACCAAAACTGAATCTTGATGCTTTCCCCGACGTTACAAACGTCCAGGTCGCTGTTAATACAGAGGCGCCCGGACTTGCGGCTGAGGAAGTCGAGCAGCTGATCACCTATCCCATTGAAGCGGTGATGTATGCGTTGCCGGATGTTGAGGAGGTTCGGTCCATCTCCAAAACCGGGTTGTCTGGTGTCACCGTGGTCTTTAAAGAGGGCACGGATATCTATTTCGCGCGCCAACTGGTTTTCGAGCGGTTGCAGGCCGCGCGGGAGCTGATTCCGGACGGGGTCGGGGTGCCTGAAATGGGGCCGAATACGTCCGGTCTTGGCCAGGTCTACCAGTACTTGCTGATAGCGGACCCGGATTCGGGGTACGACGCAATGGAATTGCGCAGCTTGCACGACTGGCTGGTCAAACTGTTGCTGATACCGGCTGAAGGGGTTACGGAAATCCTGTCGTTTGGCGGAGAGGTCCGCCAGTACCAGGTTAACCTGAACCCGGCGCGAATGCTGTCCTATGACTTATCACAGAACGATGTCATGGAAGCCCTGGAGAACAACAACTCCAATGTTGGGGGCTGGTA
It encodes:
- a CDS encoding efflux RND transporter periplasmic adaptor subunit — encoded protein: MKKTLISVFALTLLTAPLSFVQAEEDAHQEAGHDHAASGDDRQEVTGEEGEHKEDHGEEGEHEEEGGHGHEDENGGHEEAATASINAKQKDLAGIEVATLESRLVDYEIYAPGELLTNGYTSYHVSPRVASVVLRRHVELGEHVTKGQLLVTLFSETVAQAQADYRKAFPEWKRISGLGRSVVGDQRFNTAKANIEAASATLLAYGLNDDDIGALKASGVGSLGEYMLRARVDGAVLTDDFEQGQRVEAGQPLVTLADESELWVEAHLPASSDIVLEKGAEAEVRAAGRVALATVSQEAHTIDPVTRTRIVRLELDNPEDRFHPGMFADVYFRFKTSEPVLAVPETALMRGADGDWTVYVEEAEGEYEPVEVELGRSIGGLREVSGLAAGQRVVLRGAFFVASEIAKGGFDPHNH